One Faecalicatena sp. Marseille-Q4148 DNA window includes the following coding sequences:
- a CDS encoding MerR family transcriptional regulator, which translates to MGEVHYMISEAAKRVDVEAHVLRYWEEELEIPIERTAMGHRYYTEENIRLFQCIKELKTQGLMLKELKEILPEILKAKQELQEREKRPENTNKNVKQEISVDAREEVLVGVLDEHAEQIQQLFGKVVRDAMNENNEILEEVLSRAVSEKVMKEMDYLMQTKERQEEERFQKLDHLIRQQQSMRKEASKPAAVRRLRRVFGTV; encoded by the coding sequence ATGGGTGAAGTCCATTATATGATTTCAGAGGCAGCAAAGCGTGTGGATGTAGAAGCACATGTGCTGCGTTACTGGGAGGAGGAATTGGAGATTCCGATAGAAAGGACCGCGATGGGACACCGCTATTACACAGAAGAAAATATACGATTATTTCAATGCATTAAGGAGCTGAAAACACAGGGCTTAATGCTGAAAGAATTAAAAGAAATACTCCCGGAAATTTTAAAAGCGAAGCAGGAATTACAAGAGAGAGAAAAAAGACCGGAAAATACAAATAAGAATGTGAAACAGGAAATTTCAGTTGATGCCAGAGAAGAAGTTTTAGTCGGAGTATTGGACGAGCATGCGGAACAGATACAGCAGTTATTCGGAAAAGTAGTACGGGATGCCATGAATGAAAATAATGAAATTCTGGAAGAAGTGTTAAGCCGGGCAGTCAGTGAAAAGGTAATGAAGGAAATGGATTATCTGATGCAGACAAAAGAACGGCAGGAAGAAGAACGTTTTCAAAAGCTGGATCATCTCATACGTCAACAGCAGTCCATGCGAAAAGAAGCATCAAAACCGGCAGCAGTGCGCAGACTGAGAAGAGTCTTTGGAACTGTCTAA
- a CDS encoding 4Fe-4S binding protein gives MAHVISDECVSCGACEAECPVGAISQGADHYEIDADACVDCGACAAQCPTGAISAQ, from the coding sequence ATGGCACACGTAATTAGTGATGAATGTGTAAGCTGCGGAGCTTGCGAAGCAGAATGCCCAGTAGGAGCTATCAGCCAGGGCGCTGACCATTATGAAATCGATGCAGACGCTTGTGTAGACTGTGGTGCTTGTGCAGCACAGTGTCCTACAGGAGCTATCTCAGCTCAATAA
- a CDS encoding substrate-binding domain-containing protein — MKHKWKLLSGILCAAIFCSACAADDTEKVQIGKYEEQEYQPKLDALKPTAYGSISNLRLEPGTYISIIGKSDRGEFWKSVEKGAKQAAADINKMMGYKGEDKVKVVYSGPAGDEDVDQQVNILDEELSRNPSAIGISIIDADMSEVQFDLVADNEIPIVMFDSGKDYQGVVSMIGTDNREAGRTAGSKLGDAVNSSGKVALFMKDSKSTSSKERETGMVEALKESYPEVEIADIYREDELEERSKEIAKAEQEAAKKEENKETESKEAVSETVNGNTNGTDDTEEQTTEKENLPDAAEEPMTDLEMVKYILEKNPDLAGCAAGNEETTELLLQAKEELGLEDLKIIGFDGSKKLITALKDGKIDGLILQNPFGMGYATVVAAARAILGEANEASVDSSYVWVTKDNLEEKSIQNMLY; from the coding sequence ATGAAACATAAATGGAAACTGTTATCCGGCATTTTGTGTGCAGCGATATTTTGCTCAGCCTGCGCAGCAGATGATACGGAGAAAGTGCAGATAGGAAAATACGAAGAACAGGAATATCAGCCGAAATTGGATGCGCTTAAGCCGACCGCTTACGGAAGTATCAGCAATTTAAGACTGGAACCGGGAACTTATATTTCAATAATCGGTAAATCAGACCGCGGCGAATTCTGGAAGAGTGTAGAAAAGGGCGCAAAACAGGCGGCAGCAGACATTAATAAGATGATGGGATACAAGGGCGAAGATAAGGTAAAGGTTGTTTACAGCGGCCCTGCAGGGGATGAAGATGTGGATCAGCAGGTAAATATTCTTGATGAAGAATTATCGCGGAATCCGTCTGCAATTGGAATTTCGATTATTGATGCAGATATGTCTGAGGTACAGTTTGATCTTGTGGCAGATAATGAGATTCCGATTGTTATGTTTGACTCGGGAAAAGATTATCAGGGTGTTGTCTCTATGATTGGGACAGATAACCGGGAAGCAGGAAGAACAGCAGGAAGTAAGCTTGGTGATGCGGTTAATAGCAGTGGAAAAGTAGCATTGTTTATGAAAGACTCAAAGTCTACTTCATCGAAAGAGCGTGAAACAGGGATGGTAGAAGCTTTAAAAGAAAGTTATCCGGAAGTAGAAATTGCTGATATTTATCGGGAAGATGAGCTCGAAGAGAGAAGTAAGGAAATTGCAAAAGCAGAGCAGGAAGCAGCAAAGAAGGAAGAGAACAAAGAAACAGAAAGTAAGGAAGCAGTGTCTGAAACAGTCAATGGAAATACGAATGGAACTGATGATACAGAGGAACAGACAACAGAGAAAGAAAACTTACCGGATGCTGCAGAAGAACCAATGACAGATCTGGAGATGGTAAAATATATTTTAGAAAAGAATCCGGATTTGGCAGGCTGTGCTGCCGGCAATGAGGAGACGACAGAACTGCTTCTGCAGGCGAAAGAAGAACTCGGTTTAGAGGATTTGAAGATTATTGGATTTGACGGAAGTAAAAAACTGATCACTGCGCTGAAAGATGGTAAAATAGATGGACTGATTCTTCAGAATCCATTTGGGATGGGATATGCTACTGTAGTTGCGGCAGCAAGAGCAATCCTCGGAGAAGCCAATGAAGCATCTGTGGACAGCAGCTATGTATGGGTAACGAAGGATAATCTGGAGGAGAAAAGTATCCAGAATATGTTATATTAA
- a CDS encoding HAMP domain-containing protein: MRSTLYLKFVIVYIILGFLTFFTVATLNSELFEQYLLKEESSRLHRQAVLLADDYLVNYFTDDLTLYDVRVQLDAMSDYMDASAWFVDPQGTLLTSSSYEKAPLPPQQIRDFDPAECGSSSYLLGNYHDYFRESVITVISPVTQGFSTKGYIIFHSPESLVLNMKNHLMRYVYITALVIYLLSFIVLLAIRFLIYEPLRMIAEAARQYASGNLEYDIPITTQDEMGYLSASLNYMSKQLKDVEDYQKKFIANVSHDFRSPLTSIKGYVEAIADGTIPPELQDKYLKIILFETERLTDLTKDLLTLNEFDRKELLLDKTSFDIHEVIKTTAESFEGRCTEKKIEIELLFVSRTLSVTADRSKIQQVLYNLLDNAIKFSSPESMITIETTEKGDKVFVSVKDRGIGIPKENIPKVWDRFYKSDLSRGKDKKGTGLGLAIVKEIIQAHGENINIISTEGVGTEFIFSLTK, from the coding sequence ATGCGAAGTACCCTCTATTTAAAATTTGTCATCGTGTATATTATATTGGGATTTCTTACATTTTTTACAGTAGCGACACTGAACTCTGAGCTATTTGAACAATACCTTTTAAAAGAAGAATCCTCAAGACTCCACCGTCAGGCCGTTCTGTTGGCTGACGATTATCTCGTCAACTATTTTACAGATGACCTGACGCTGTATGATGTTCGCGTTCAGTTGGATGCCATGTCAGATTATATGGATGCTTCCGCATGGTTTGTTGATCCACAGGGTACTCTCCTGACATCATCATCTTACGAAAAAGCACCCTTGCCCCCACAGCAGATCAGAGACTTTGATCCGGCTGAATGCGGCAGCAGTTCTTACCTCCTGGGGAACTATCATGATTATTTCAGAGAATCTGTTATCACCGTGATTTCTCCTGTAACGCAGGGGTTTTCCACAAAAGGATATATTATTTTCCACAGTCCGGAATCTCTTGTCCTGAATATGAAGAATCATCTGATGCGCTATGTCTATATTACAGCGCTTGTAATTTATCTTCTGTCCTTTATCGTTCTTCTTGCAATACGGTTTCTTATTTATGAACCGCTTCGTATGATTGCAGAAGCCGCCAGACAATATGCTTCCGGAAATCTGGAGTACGATATCCCAATTACAACTCAGGACGAAATGGGATACTTATCTGCATCCCTTAATTATATGTCCAAGCAGCTCAAGGATGTGGAAGATTACCAAAAGAAATTTATTGCCAACGTTTCTCATGACTTTCGTTCCCCGCTAACATCCATTAAAGGCTATGTAGAAGCTATTGCAGATGGAACAATCCCTCCTGAACTTCAGGATAAATATTTAAAAATAATTTTATTTGAGACAGAACGTCTTACCGATCTGACGAAAGATCTTTTGACACTAAATGAATTTGACCGCAAAGAACTTCTTCTGGACAAAACTTCCTTTGATATTCATGAGGTAATCAAGACAACTGCCGAATCCTTTGAAGGGCGCTGTACAGAAAAAAAGATTGAAATCGAACTGCTCTTTGTCTCCCGCACCCTTTCTGTAACGGCTGACCGGAGCAAAATTCAGCAAGTTCTCTACAATCTTCTCGACAATGCTATCAAATTCAGTTCTCCGGAATCTATGATTACGATTGAAACAACAGAAAAGGGCGACAAAGTATTTGTCTCTGTCAAAGACCGCGGGATTGGAATTCCAAAAGAAAATATCCCAAAAGTGTGGGATCGTTTCTACAAATCAGATCTCTCGCGCGGCAAAGACAAAAAAGGCACAGGGCTCGGTCTCGCCATTGTCAAAGAAATCATTCAGGCCCATGGCGAGAATATCAATATCATCAGTACAGAGGGCGTAGGTACGGAATTTATCTTTTCTCTCACAAAATAA
- a CDS encoding response regulator transcription factor — protein MVNKQKILIVDDDENIAELISLYLTKECFDTKMVYDGEDALVAFDTYKPNLVLLDLMLPGIDGYQVCREIRSRSSVPIIMLSAKGEVFDKVLGLELGADDYIIKPFDPKEMVARVRAVLRRYQPAKTEIPEADKGKCVTYPGIEINLTNYSVYVDDKNVEMPPKELELLYFLAASPNQVFTREQLLDQIWGYEYIGDTRTVDVHIKRLREKIKDHPTWKLSTVWGIGYKFEVK, from the coding sequence ATGGTAAACAAACAAAAAATTCTGATTGTGGACGATGATGAGAACATCGCCGAATTGATTTCTCTTTATCTGACAAAAGAATGTTTCGATACAAAAATGGTATATGACGGCGAAGATGCCCTTGTGGCATTCGATACCTACAAGCCGAATCTTGTTCTTTTGGATCTGATGCTGCCGGGCATCGACGGCTATCAAGTCTGTCGTGAGATCCGAAGCCGTTCTTCTGTACCAATCATCATGCTTTCCGCCAAAGGCGAAGTATTTGATAAGGTACTTGGACTCGAACTCGGTGCTGATGATTATATTATTAAACCATTCGATCCAAAGGAAATGGTTGCCCGCGTCCGAGCTGTACTTCGGCGCTATCAGCCGGCAAAGACCGAGATTCCAGAAGCAGATAAGGGCAAATGCGTTACTTATCCCGGGATTGAGATTAATCTCACAAACTACTCCGTTTATGTGGATGATAAAAATGTAGAAATGCCGCCAAAGGAACTGGAACTGCTCTACTTCCTTGCAGCTTCACCGAACCAGGTATTCACAAGGGAACAGCTTCTTGATCAGATCTGGGGCTATGAATATATCGGCGATACCCGAACGGTAGATGTTCACATCAAACGTCTTCGCGAAAAAATCAAAGATCATCCTACCTGGAAACTCAGTACCGTCTGGGGAATTGGCTACAAATTTGAGGTGAAATAA
- a CDS encoding endonuclease MutS2 — MNKKTLTKLEYFKIIDMLTELASSPGGKTLCRELLPMTDLEEIRTAQEQTAAAFTRIIRKGRISFGGCTMIEDSLKRLEIGAALGCGELLRIGRLLETAKRAKSLGRRDTVDDAADCLDIYFEKLEPLTPLAMSISSCIIDEDEISDDASSTLKQIRRNINRVNDKIHSTLVHLVNGSMKSYLQDSLITMRGDRYCIPVKAEYRSQVSGMIHDQSSTGSTLFIEPMAVVNLNNDLKELYIKEQEEIAVILARLSEEAGGYVEELRLNYRILTDLDFIFARGQLAVNMNASLPIFNEEGRIHIREGRHPLLDKKKVVPITVRLGEDFDLLIVTGPNTGGKTVSLKTVGLFTLMGQSGLHIPALARSELALFHQIYADIGDEQSIEQSLSTFSSHMTNIVSFLGDVDEQSLVLFDELGAGTDPTEGAALATAILSYLHNRGIRTMATTHYSELKVYALSTPGVENACCEFDVATLRPTYHLLIGVPGKSNAFAISSRLGLPDYIIEDARKHLTEQDESFEDLLTNLEDSRRTIEKEQQEINTYKREIESLKMQMQTKQKKLDEQRERILREANEKASAILREAKEVADETMKNFRKFGKENISAAEMERERERLRQKISKTQSPLAMKKAAPAKKHKPEDFRLGETVKVLSMNLTGTVSSKPDAKGNLFVQMGILRSQVNISDLEIIEDQNAYQPKKKSHTSTGKVKMGKSLSVRPEINLLGKTVDEAIAELDKYLDDAYLAHINPVRIVHGKGTGALRSGVHQYLKRQKHVKSYRLGAFGEGDAGVTIVEFKQ; from the coding sequence ATGAATAAAAAAACATTAACAAAACTAGAATATTTTAAAATTATTGATATGCTGACAGAACTTGCCTCCTCCCCGGGCGGCAAGACACTGTGCCGTGAACTTTTACCGATGACAGATCTGGAAGAAATCCGGACTGCCCAGGAACAGACGGCAGCTGCATTTACAAGAATTATACGCAAAGGACGCATCTCTTTTGGCGGATGCACAATGATCGAAGATTCACTGAAACGTCTTGAAATCGGCGCTGCACTTGGATGCGGCGAATTGCTGCGGATCGGCAGACTCCTTGAGACCGCCAAACGTGCCAAATCTCTTGGCCGGCGGGATACTGTTGATGATGCGGCAGACTGCCTTGATATTTATTTCGAGAAGCTGGAACCTTTGACACCGCTTGCCATGTCGATTTCTTCCTGCATCATTGATGAAGATGAAATCAGCGATGATGCAAGCAGCACGCTGAAACAAATCCGAAGAAATATTAACCGGGTCAATGATAAGATTCATTCTACCCTCGTGCACCTTGTGAACGGTTCTATGAAGTCCTATCTTCAGGATAGTCTGATCACAATGCGTGGAGATCGTTACTGTATCCCGGTCAAAGCTGAATACAGAAGCCAGGTAAGCGGTATGATTCACGATCAGTCTTCTACAGGTTCTACTCTTTTTATCGAACCAATGGCTGTTGTCAACTTAAATAATGACTTAAAGGAACTCTATATAAAAGAGCAGGAAGAAATTGCTGTCATCCTGGCACGTCTCTCAGAAGAGGCTGGCGGATATGTGGAGGAACTGCGTCTTAACTATCGGATTTTGACTGACCTGGATTTTATTTTTGCCAGAGGGCAGCTTGCTGTTAATATGAATGCAAGCCTTCCTATTTTCAATGAAGAAGGACGTATTCATATCCGCGAAGGACGTCATCCGCTGCTTGATAAGAAAAAGGTTGTACCGATTACTGTGCGGCTTGGAGAAGATTTCGATCTTCTGATTGTTACCGGACCAAATACCGGCGGAAAAACAGTTTCCCTAAAGACAGTCGGATTATTTACACTAATGGGACAGTCAGGACTTCACATTCCGGCGCTGGCACGTTCTGAGCTTGCACTTTTTCATCAGATTTATGCAGACATTGGAGATGAACAAAGTATTGAGCAAAGTCTCAGTACATTTTCTTCCCATATGACAAATATCGTTTCCTTTTTGGGGGATGTGGATGAGCAGTCACTTGTTCTCTTTGATGAGCTGGGAGCCGGAACAGATCCGACAGAAGGAGCCGCATTGGCAACTGCAATTCTTTCCTATCTGCACAACCGGGGCATCCGCACAATGGCCACAACTCATTACAGCGAACTGAAAGTATACGCGCTTTCTACCCCTGGTGTAGAAAATGCCTGCTGTGAATTTGACGTTGCTACCCTTCGCCCAACCTATCATTTATTGATCGGTGTTCCGGGAAAGAGTAATGCCTTTGCAATTTCCAGCAGACTCGGTCTTCCTGACTATATTATCGAAGACGCCAGAAAACATTTGACAGAACAGGATGAATCTTTTGAAGATCTCCTGACGAATCTGGAAGACAGCCGCCGTACGATTGAGAAAGAACAGCAGGAAATTAACACCTACAAACGCGAAATCGAATCTCTGAAAATGCAGATGCAGACGAAACAAAAGAAACTGGACGAACAGCGCGAACGGATTCTGCGGGAGGCAAACGAAAAAGCCTCTGCTATTCTTCGGGAAGCGAAAGAAGTTGCAGATGAAACGATGAAGAATTTCCGCAAATTCGGCAAAGAGAATATTTCTGCGGCTGAAATGGAACGGGAGCGGGAACGTCTGCGCCAGAAGATTTCCAAAACGCAGTCGCCGCTTGCTATGAAAAAAGCAGCGCCTGCAAAGAAACATAAGCCGGAAGATTTCCGTCTGGGAGAAACTGTGAAAGTACTTAGCATGAATCTGACCGGAACGGTAAGCTCAAAACCTGACGCCAAAGGCAATCTCTTTGTCCAGATGGGAATTCTCCGTTCACAAGTTAATATCAGTGACCTGGAAATTATCGAAGACCAGAATGCATATCAGCCAAAAAAGAAATCCCATACTTCTACCGGTAAAGTAAAGATGGGCAAATCACTTTCTGTAAGACCGGAAATCAACCTTCTTGGGAAAACTGTTGACGAAGCTATTGCTGAACTTGACAAATATCTGGATGATGCCTACCTGGCTCACATTAATCCGGTCCGCATCGTACACGGCAAAGGAACCGGCGCGCTCAGATCCGGCGTACACCAGTATCTGAAACGCCAGAAACATGTAAAATCTTACCGGCTCGGCGCTTTTGGCGAAGGAGATGCCGGTGTTACCATTGTAGAATTTAAGCAGTAA
- a CDS encoding serine protease has protein sequence MENKNEYSFLKEKIKDKPFNWKHLWQKACLIAGAGILFGICACIAFYGLKPWAEKRFENSPQKVVVPPDDEEENPQNQEEEEQEDKTAVLDINNVRELNRAVYDVSRTASKAVAQVTVRPAGDEWLDESYQAAAGIVLADNGREILVLTEGILFGNSEETIAVTLPDDKEYEAVLKKKDDNLGLAVVGISKTLLSDTVWTYTNFAVYGNSNLLGRGDGLIALGRPFGTKDGLAYGVVSSTQSQICKADGMCRILESDIGANENSSAILFNVNGEFVGITCRAADETSRSNLIAYPISEIKSQIELLLNGSGVPYVGIHGEDIPKAVQEKKQIPMGVYVKEVEADSPAMQSGIQSGDIIVSVDGDEIQTLASYKTKILTYRTDAKIRIGVKRAGADGYVDITYEVTVASKE, from the coding sequence ATGGAGAACAAAAATGAATATTCCTTTCTGAAAGAGAAAATTAAAGACAAACCATTTAACTGGAAACATTTATGGCAGAAGGCATGTCTGATCGCAGGGGCAGGGATTCTTTTTGGAATTTGTGCCTGTATAGCTTTTTACGGACTAAAACCATGGGCAGAAAAGAGATTCGAGAATAGTCCCCAAAAAGTAGTTGTGCCTCCGGATGATGAAGAAGAGAATCCGCAGAATCAAGAGGAAGAAGAGCAGGAAGATAAGACAGCAGTCCTTGATATTAACAATGTACGGGAATTGAACCGGGCTGTGTATGATGTTTCCCGCACAGCGTCAAAAGCTGTAGCTCAGGTAACCGTACGTCCGGCAGGAGACGAATGGCTGGATGAGTCTTACCAGGCGGCAGCAGGTATTGTACTGGCAGATAATGGAAGAGAAATACTTGTTTTGACAGAAGGGATCTTGTTTGGAAATTCAGAAGAGACGATTGCAGTGACGCTTCCGGATGACAAAGAATATGAGGCAGTGTTAAAGAAAAAAGATGATAATCTCGGACTGGCAGTGGTTGGAATCAGCAAGACATTGCTGTCAGATACTGTTTGGACGTATACGAATTTTGCTGTTTATGGTAACTCCAATCTGCTTGGAAGAGGGGATGGGCTGATTGCCCTCGGAAGACCATTTGGCACGAAAGACGGACTGGCTTATGGAGTAGTCAGTTCCACACAGTCCCAGATATGTAAAGCAGATGGGATGTGCCGAATTCTTGAGAGCGATATCGGAGCGAATGAAAACAGTTCGGCAATTCTTTTTAATGTGAATGGCGAATTTGTGGGAATCACATGCCGGGCGGCTGATGAAACGAGCCGAAGTAATTTGATTGCCTATCCAATCTCAGAGATTAAATCACAGATAGAGCTTTTGCTCAATGGCAGCGGCGTACCTTATGTAGGAATCCATGGAGAAGACATTCCGAAAGCTGTTCAGGAGAAAAAACAGATTCCAATGGGAGTTTATGTTAAGGAAGTAGAAGCAGATTCGCCGGCAATGCAGTCGGGAATTCAAAGCGGCGATATCATTGTATCTGTTGACGGAGATGAGATCCAGACATTGGCAAGTTACAAAACAAAGATTTTAACTTATAGAACGGATGCAAAAATCCGCATTGGTGTGAAGCGGGCTGGAGCAGACGGGTATGTAGATATTACATATGAAGTGACAGTTGCAAGTAAAGAATAA
- a CDS encoding HD domain-containing protein — protein MRYINTLHEGETIRNIYLCKSKRSAETRNGKPYDTLNLQDKTGMLDGKIWDPNSQGVADYDEMDFVEVFGDVISYNGSLQLNIRQLRVAEEGEYNPADYMPTSENSVDVMYNELLSYVKQIENPYLRQAVEYYFVKDEAFIKKFKAHSAAKSIHHGFSGGLLEHTLSIVKMCEFYVHSYSIFNKDLLYAAALYHDIGKTKELSAFPENDYTDGGQLLGHIVIGVEMVSDAVRSIPGFPETLANELKHCIVAHHGELEYGSPKKPALAEALALYHADCTDARFQTLKELFKDKQTNDWLGYNRLFESNLRKTSI, from the coding sequence ATGCGCTATATTAATACACTCCATGAAGGAGAAACCATTAGAAATATTTATTTATGTAAATCAAAACGTTCTGCAGAAACACGAAACGGCAAACCATATGATACACTGAATCTGCAGGATAAGACAGGTATGCTGGACGGAAAAATCTGGGATCCGAATTCTCAGGGAGTGGCAGATTATGATGAGATGGACTTCGTAGAAGTATTTGGTGATGTCATCAGTTATAATGGCAGCCTTCAGCTGAATATCCGTCAGCTCAGAGTAGCAGAAGAAGGAGAATATAATCCGGCTGATTATATGCCGACAAGCGAGAACAGTGTCGATGTGATGTACAATGAGCTGCTAAGCTATGTAAAGCAGATTGAAAATCCATACCTGCGCCAGGCAGTAGAATATTACTTTGTAAAAGATGAAGCATTTATCAAGAAATTTAAAGCACATTCAGCAGCTAAGAGTATTCATCATGGATTTTCGGGAGGACTGTTGGAACATACACTCAGTATTGTGAAAATGTGTGAATTTTATGTTCATTCCTACAGCATCTTCAATAAAGACCTGTTGTATGCGGCAGCCCTGTATCATGATATCGGTAAGACAAAAGAGCTGTCAGCATTTCCGGAAAATGACTATACAGACGGAGGACAGCTTCTCGGGCATATTGTGATCGGTGTAGAAATGGTAAGCGATGCTGTGCGCAGCATTCCGGGATTTCCGGAGACGCTGGCAAATGAATTAAAACATTGCATTGTGGCTCATCACGGTGAACTGGAATATGGATCACCGAAAAAGCCGGCGTTGGCTGAGGCGTTGGCGCTATATCATGCCGATTGTACCGATGCGAGATTCCAGACATTGAAAGAATTATTTAAAGATAAGCAGACAAATGACTGGCTTGGTTATAACAGATTATTTGAATCGAATTTAAGAAAGACGAGCATTTAA